The following coding sequences are from one Streptomyces venezuelae window:
- a CDS encoding L,D-transpeptidase, protein MSRSSSGFVAGLTAAALAAVGFLAFQASASAPDHSEKADKSPSASASRSPKDKKNPAAVPAQSGTGERVVYSLEDDRVWLVEASGKAKQTFKVTPGTVDPAPGTYAVTSRTARVPGTDGVPVENVVIFTLTDGVAIGFSAAVDGSTPKPDPSKKTGGIRQSREQAKAMWEFALRDKKVVVVP, encoded by the coding sequence GTGTCAAGGAGCAGCTCGGGATTCGTGGCCGGGCTCACCGCTGCCGCGCTCGCCGCGGTCGGGTTCCTCGCCTTCCAGGCATCGGCCAGCGCGCCGGACCACTCGGAGAAGGCCGACAAGTCGCCGTCCGCCTCCGCGTCGCGCTCCCCCAAGGACAAGAAGAACCCCGCCGCCGTGCCCGCGCAGTCCGGCACCGGCGAGCGCGTCGTGTACTCGCTCGAGGACGACCGCGTCTGGCTGGTCGAGGCGTCGGGCAAGGCCAAGCAGACGTTCAAGGTCACGCCGGGCACGGTCGACCCGGCCCCGGGCACGTACGCCGTCACGTCCCGGACAGCTCGTGTCCCGGGCACGGACGGTGTGCCGGTCGAGAACGTCGTGATCTTCACGCTCACCGACGGCGTCGCGATCGGCTTCAGCGCCGCGGTCGACGGTTCGACGCCGAAGCCGGACCCGTCGAAGAAGACGGGCGGCATCCGTCAGTCGCGCGAGCAGGCCAAGGCGATGTGGGAGTTCGCGCTGCGCGACAAGAAGGTCGTCGTCGTTCCCTGA
- a CDS encoding alpha/beta fold hydrolase, whose amino-acid sequence MSESSTGAAAAEAVSEAAAAAGNWRRAGVAGAAIGVLAAGAAAGVAIERLTVGRGMRKKARLALDASGPYGSLRGMPGTAYADDGTELSYEVEEVEPAEDGGRAGAGGDGDRAPRRRRLFGRRDPAPLTVVFSHGYCLSQDSWHFQRAALRGVVRAVYWDQRSHARSARGVDQVEHGVPVSIDQLGRDLKAVIDAAAPEGPLVLVGHSMGGMTTMALADQFPELIRERVVGVALIGTSSGQLGEVNFGLPVAGMNAVRRVLPGLLRALGSQAELVERGRRATADLFAGVIKRYSFSRKDVDPAIARFAERMIEATPIDVVAEFYPAFAEHDKAAALKHFAELPVLVLAGDEDLVTPSEHSEAIAHLLPDAELVLVPDAGHLVMLEHPEVVMDRLADLLVRAGAGRGAGRRA is encoded by the coding sequence GTGAGCGAGAGCAGCACGGGGGCGGCCGCGGCGGAAGCGGTGTCGGAGGCCGCCGCCGCGGCCGGGAACTGGCGCCGGGCGGGCGTCGCGGGCGCGGCGATAGGCGTCCTGGCCGCGGGTGCGGCCGCCGGCGTCGCCATAGAGCGGCTCACCGTCGGCCGCGGCATGCGCAAGAAGGCACGGCTGGCGCTCGACGCGTCGGGGCCGTACGGCTCGCTGCGCGGCATGCCCGGCACGGCATACGCGGACGACGGCACGGAGCTCTCGTACGAGGTCGAAGAGGTCGAACCGGCCGAGGACGGCGGCAGGGCCGGAGCCGGCGGGGACGGCGACCGCGCCCCGCGGCGGCGCCGCCTCTTCGGGCGCCGGGACCCCGCGCCCCTCACCGTCGTCTTCAGCCACGGCTACTGCCTGAGCCAGGACTCCTGGCACTTCCAGCGGGCCGCCCTGCGCGGTGTCGTCCGCGCCGTCTATTGGGACCAGCGCAGCCACGCCCGTTCGGCGCGTGGGGTCGACCAGGTCGAACACGGTGTGCCGGTCTCCATCGACCAGCTGGGGCGCGATCTGAAGGCCGTCATCGACGCCGCTGCGCCCGAGGGGCCGCTCGTCCTCGTCGGGCACTCCATGGGCGGCATGACGACCATGGCGCTCGCCGACCAGTTCCCCGAGCTGATCCGCGAGCGCGTGGTGGGCGTCGCCCTGATCGGCACGTCGTCGGGGCAGCTCGGCGAGGTGAACTTCGGCCTTCCGGTCGCCGGGATGAACGCGGTCCGGCGGGTGCTGCCCGGGCTGCTGCGGGCGCTCGGCTCGCAGGCGGAGCTGGTGGAGCGGGGGCGGCGGGCCACGGCGGACCTCTTCGCGGGTGTCATCAAGCGGTACTCGTTCTCGCGCAAGGACGTGGACCCGGCGATCGCGCGGTTCGCGGAGCGGATGATCGAGGCGACGCCCATCGACGTGGTCGCGGAGTTCTACCCGGCCTTCGCCGAGCACGACAAGGCGGCGGCCCTCAAGCACTTCGCCGAACTGCCGGTGCTCGTGCTCGCGGGCGACGAGGACCTGGTCACCCCCAGCGAGCACAGCGAGGCCATCGCCCACCTGCTCCCCGACGCGGAGCTGGTCCTGGTCCCGGACGCGGGCCACCTGGTGATGCTGGAGCACCCGGAGGTCGTCATGGACCGCCTCGCTGACCTGCTCGTGCGGGCGGGGGCCGGGCGGGGGGCCGGGCGGCGGGCCTGA
- the tsaD gene encoding tRNA (adenosine(37)-N6)-threonylcarbamoyltransferase complex transferase subunit TsaD has protein sequence MASTRDEPLVLGIETSCDETGVGIVRGTTLLADAVASSVDEHARFGGVVPEVASRAHLEAMVPTIDRALKEAGVSAKDLDGIAVTAGPGLAGALLVGVSAAKAYAYALGKPLYGVNHLASHICVDQLEHGPLPEPTMALLVSGGHSSLLLSADITSDVRPLGSTIDDAAGEAFDKIARVLNLGFPGGPVIDRYAREGDPNAIAFPRGLTGPRDAAYDFSFSGLKTSVARWIEAKRAAGEEVPVRDVSASFQEAVVDVLTRKAVRACKDEGVDHLMIGGGVAANSRLRALAQERCEKAGIRLRVPRPKLCTDNGAMVAALGAEMVARNRAASSWDLSADSSLPVTEPHVPGHSHDHDHVHEVSKENLYS, from the coding sequence ATGGCTAGCACGCGCGACGAACCCCTCGTCCTCGGCATCGAGACCTCCTGCGACGAGACGGGCGTCGGCATCGTCCGCGGCACCACGCTGCTCGCGGACGCCGTCGCCTCCAGCGTCGACGAGCACGCACGCTTCGGCGGCGTCGTGCCCGAGGTGGCCTCCCGCGCCCACCTCGAAGCGATGGTGCCCACCATCGACCGCGCCCTGAAGGAAGCGGGCGTCAGCGCGAAGGACCTCGACGGCATCGCGGTCACCGCGGGCCCCGGCCTCGCGGGCGCGCTGCTCGTCGGCGTCTCGGCCGCGAAGGCGTACGCGTACGCCCTCGGGAAGCCGCTGTACGGCGTCAACCACCTCGCCTCGCACATCTGCGTCGACCAGCTGGAGCACGGGCCGCTGCCCGAGCCGACGATGGCGCTCCTGGTCTCGGGCGGCCACTCGTCGCTGCTGCTGTCCGCGGACATCACGTCCGACGTCCGGCCCCTCGGCTCGACGATCGACGACGCGGCGGGCGAGGCCTTCGACAAGATCGCACGCGTGCTGAACCTCGGCTTCCCCGGCGGCCCCGTCATCGACCGGTACGCGCGCGAGGGCGACCCGAACGCGATCGCCTTCCCGCGCGGTCTCACCGGCCCCCGCGACGCGGCGTACGACTTCTCCTTCTCCGGCCTGAAGACGTCCGTCGCGCGCTGGATCGAGGCGAAGCGGGCCGCGGGCGAGGAGGTGCCGGTACGTGACGTGTCGGCGTCCTTCCAGGAAGCGGTCGTCGACGTGCTGACCCGCAAGGCCGTACGGGCCTGCAAGGACGAGGGCGTCGACCACCTGATGATCGGCGGCGGCGTGGCGGCCAACTCGCGGCTGCGCGCCCTCGCCCAGGAGCGGTGCGAGAAGGCGGGCATCCGGCTGCGCGTGCCGCGGCCCAAGCTCTGCACGGACAACGGCGCGATGGTGGCGGCCCTCGGCGCGGAGATGGTGGCCCGCAACAGGGCGGCGTCGTCCTGGGACCTGTCGGCGGACTCGTCGCTCCCGGTGACGGAACCGCACGTGCCGGGGCACTCGCACGACCACGATCACGTGCATGAGGTCAGCAAGGAGAACCTGTACTCGTGA
- the tsaB gene encoding tRNA (adenosine(37)-N6)-threonylcarbamoyltransferase complex dimerization subunit type 1 TsaB gives MLLLALDTATPAVTVALHDGSSVVAESSQVDARRHGELLLPAVDRVLAEAGLKLDAVTGIVAGVGPGPYTGLRVGLMTADTFGLALGVPVHGVCTLDGLAYASGIEGGPFVVATDARRKEVYWARYEDVRTRAGEPAVDRPAEIAAQVEGLPAVGVGALLYPDTFPDARAPEHVSAAALASLAAEKLAAGEELLEPRPLYLRRPDAQVPKNYKVVTPK, from the coding sequence GTGCTCTTGCTCGCTCTGGATACCGCAACGCCCGCTGTCACCGTCGCCCTCCACGACGGCTCCTCCGTCGTCGCGGAGTCGAGCCAGGTCGACGCCCGCCGCCACGGGGAACTGCTGCTTCCGGCCGTCGACCGTGTGCTCGCCGAGGCCGGCCTGAAGCTCGACGCCGTGACCGGCATCGTCGCCGGCGTGGGCCCCGGCCCCTACACCGGCCTCCGCGTCGGCCTGATGACCGCCGACACCTTCGGTCTCGCGCTCGGCGTCCCCGTGCACGGCGTGTGCACGCTGGACGGCCTCGCGTACGCCTCGGGCATCGAAGGCGGCCCCTTCGTGGTGGCCACCGACGCCCGCCGCAAGGAGGTCTACTGGGCCCGCTACGAAGACGTGCGCACGCGCGCGGGCGAGCCCGCCGTGGACCGTCCCGCGGAGATCGCCGCCCAGGTCGAGGGGCTGCCTGCCGTCGGCGTGGGCGCGCTGCTCTACCCCGACACGTTCCCCGACGCCCGCGCCCCCGAGCACGTCTCGGCCGCCGCGCTGGCCTCACTCGCCGCGGAGAAGCTGGCCGCGGGCGAGGAGCTCCTGGAGCCCCGGCCGCTCTACCTGCGCCGCCCCGACGCGCAGGTCCCCAAGAACTACAAGGTGGTCACCCCGAAGTGA
- a CDS encoding TetR/AcrR family transcriptional regulator, translated as MAAEDSEQTAPAKKTGAPAKKRGVGRPRRIDPETIVATARRILEAEGVAGLSMRRVAKEVGTTPMALYHHVRDKDELLMLTLAGTAATVPRPELPDDPRDRLLAVSLHMHGTLARMPWVVEVLSLGDLTDEGALWMVEEIIACGIACGLTPEEAVRAYRTIWHCVYGDLAFRHAMERRAEDPGRKRHFPDLLADVDATELPHLAALAGRWSELTEDYDVTGQLGAVVDGLLGRPRSVP; from the coding sequence GTGGCAGCAGAGGACAGCGAGCAGACGGCACCCGCGAAGAAGACCGGGGCGCCGGCGAAGAAGCGCGGTGTGGGCCGCCCCCGCCGCATCGACCCGGAGACGATCGTCGCGACGGCCCGCCGGATCCTGGAGGCGGAGGGCGTCGCGGGCCTGAGCATGCGCCGGGTCGCCAAGGAGGTCGGCACGACGCCGATGGCGCTCTACCACCACGTCCGGGACAAGGACGAGCTCCTGATGCTCACGCTCGCCGGTACGGCCGCCACGGTCCCACGCCCCGAACTCCCCGACGACCCGCGCGACCGTCTTCTCGCCGTCTCCCTGCACATGCACGGCACGCTGGCGCGGATGCCCTGGGTGGTCGAGGTGCTCAGCCTCGGCGACCTCACCGACGAGGGCGCCCTGTGGATGGTCGAGGAGATCATCGCGTGCGGCATCGCGTGCGGACTCACTCCCGAGGAGGCTGTGCGCGCGTACCGGACGATCTGGCACTGCGTCTACGGAGACCTCGCCTTCCGCCACGCGATGGAACGCCGCGCCGAGGACCCGGGCCGCAAGCGGCACTTCCCGGACCTGCTCGCCGACGTGGACGCGACCGAGCTCCCCCATCTGGCGGCGCTGGCGGGCCGCTGGTCCGAACTCACCGAGGACTACGACGTGACGGGCCAGCTCGGGGCGGTCGTCGACGGACTGCTGGGCAGGCCGAGAAGCGTTCCGTGA
- a CDS encoding class I SAM-dependent methyltransferase, whose protein sequence is MPFDHNDHYHPLLLRNLPPGGRTALDVGCGTGRFARRLAARGYEVDALDPSAEVIAEARAVGGGPRFRRADVTEEALPAAHYDVITCLASLHHMPFDTVTRLRDALAPGGTLLVLGCYAGATWWDVVASPANAAARAAVYASERLRGERTPPLRPPVQRPDMRLPDIRREAARLLPGSSVRHLLFWRYLLTYEKT, encoded by the coding sequence ATGCCCTTCGACCACAACGACCACTACCACCCGCTGCTCCTCCGGAACCTGCCGCCGGGCGGCCGCACCGCCCTCGACGTCGGCTGCGGCACGGGCCGCTTCGCCCGCCGTCTCGCGGCCCGCGGCTACGAGGTCGACGCGCTGGACCCGTCGGCGGAGGTCATCGCCGAGGCGCGGGCGGTGGGCGGCGGCCCGCGCTTCCGCCGGGCGGACGTGACGGAGGAGGCCCTGCCCGCGGCCCACTACGACGTCATCACCTGCCTGGCGAGCCTGCACCACATGCCCTTCGACACGGTGACCCGCCTCCGCGACGCCCTCGCCCCGGGCGGCACGCTGCTCGTCCTCGGCTGCTACGCGGGCGCGACCTGGTGGGACGTCGTGGCGTCCCCCGCGAACGCGGCGGCGCGAGCGGCCGTGTACGCCTCGGAGCGCCTGCGCGGCGAGCGCACGCCCCCGCTCAGGCCCCCCGTGCAGCGGCCGGACATGCGCCTCCCCGACATCCGCAGGGAGGCGGCCCGCCTCCTGCCGGGCAGCAGCGTGCGCCACCTCCTGTTCTGGAGGTACCTGTTGACGTACGAGAAGACCTAG
- the tsaE gene encoding tRNA (adenosine(37)-N6)-threonylcarbamoyltransferase complex ATPase subunit type 1 TsaE, whose product MEAPHHEAPAVTLKITVNSPEQMGELGRRLAKLLRPGDLVMLTGELGAGKTTLTRGLGEGLGVRGAVTSPTFVIARVHPSLGEGPALVHVDAYRLGGGLDEMEDLDLDVSLPESVVVVEWGDGKVEELSDDRLRVVIDRAVGGTGGDAADGAADEVRDVTITGLGARWADADLASLGA is encoded by the coding sequence ATGGAAGCACCGCACCACGAGGCTCCGGCCGTCACACTCAAGATCACCGTCAACTCCCCCGAACAGATGGGCGAGTTGGGGCGTCGTCTGGCCAAGCTGCTGCGCCCGGGCGACCTCGTCATGCTCACCGGCGAGCTCGGCGCCGGGAAGACGACGCTGACCCGTGGCCTCGGCGAGGGCCTCGGTGTGCGCGGCGCCGTCACCTCCCCGACCTTCGTCATCGCCCGCGTGCACCCGTCGCTCGGCGAAGGACCCGCGCTGGTCCACGTCGACGCGTACCGCCTCGGTGGCGGGCTCGACGAGATGGAGGACCTGGACCTCGACGTCTCGCTGCCCGAGTCCGTGGTCGTCGTCGAGTGGGGCGACGGCAAGGTCGAGGAGCTGTCGGACGACCGGCTGCGGGTCGTCATCGACCGTGCCGTGGGCGGCACGGGGGGTGACGCGGCGGACGGCGCGGCCGACGAGGTGCGCGACGTGACGATCACCGGGCTCGGCGCGCGCTGGGCCGACGCGGATCTGGCGTCGCTGGGCGCCTGA
- the rimI gene encoding ribosomal protein S18-alanine N-acetyltransferase, which yields MRWWDIDAVFVLEKELFPDDAWSRGMFWSELAHARGPQATRRYVVATDGDRLVGYAGLAASGDLADVQTIAVARDHWGTGLGARLLTDLLQAATAFECAEVMLEVRVDNTRAQKLYERFGFEPIGFRRGYYQPGNVDALVMRRTDPSTPASGVQGTEIHG from the coding sequence ATGCGCTGGTGGGACATCGACGCGGTGTTCGTCCTGGAGAAGGAGCTCTTCCCGGACGACGCGTGGTCGCGCGGGATGTTCTGGTCCGAGCTCGCCCACGCGCGCGGGCCGCAGGCCACCCGGCGGTACGTGGTCGCCACGGACGGCGACCGTCTCGTCGGGTACGCGGGCCTCGCCGCCTCAGGGGACCTCGCGGACGTCCAGACCATCGCGGTGGCCCGCGACCACTGGGGCACCGGCCTCGGCGCCCGGCTCCTCACCGACCTGCTCCAGGCCGCGACCGCCTTCGAGTGCGCCGAGGTCATGCTGGAAGTGCGGGTCGACAACACCCGGGCGCAGAAGCTGTACGAACGCTTCGGCTTCGAGCCCATCGGCTTCCGGCGCGGCTACTACCAGCCCGGCAACGTGGACGCCCTGGTCATGCGCCGCACCGATCCCTCCACCCCCGCATCCGGCGTACAAGGAACCGAGATCCATGGCTAG
- a CDS encoding YciI family protein — MPRYLTMIRIDENNAPEGGPSPELQERMGALLEEITRAGVMLDTAGLRPTSEGTRVTWDKGELSTTDGPFTETKEVIGGYSICQAKNMAEAVEWTKRFLKTHEDYWTITAEVREIEG; from the coding sequence ATGCCGCGCTACCTGACGATGATCCGCATCGACGAGAACAACGCGCCCGAGGGCGGCCCGAGCCCCGAACTCCAGGAGCGCATGGGCGCGCTCCTGGAGGAGATCACCAGGGCCGGGGTCATGCTCGACACCGCGGGCCTGCGGCCGACCTCCGAAGGCACCCGCGTGACCTGGGACAAGGGCGAACTGTCCACGACCGACGGCCCGTTCACCGAGACCAAGGAGGTCATCGGCGGCTACTCCATCTGCCAGGCCAAGAACATGGCGGAAGCCGTCGAGTGGACCAAGCGGTTCCTCAAGACCCACGAGGACTACTGGACGATCACCGCGGAGGTCCGGGAGATCGAGGGCTGA
- a CDS encoding MFS transporter, with product MVNVNPNPSPNAQPGRLLLPVLLTVQFLVSLDMSVVNIALPDMGDDLGFAPDALLWVVNAYALAFGGLLMLGGRLADLIGRRTTLTWGFAVFGVASLAGGLALAPGQLIAARAVQGAGAAALAPVALALITVNYAAGPARSRALGLWGVSGALGGAVGIMAGGVLTDWVGWRSVMLINVPVVLAALLAARHGVPADRRTGPAPRLDVTGALLVTAGATLLVLGLVRTETHGWTSGTTLGTLAAAAVLLAAFVAVEARKREPLLRLGLLGPAHRPVLSANVFALLMSSGQFAAFYFTSLHLQQVMGYGPTAAGAAFLPFCAGVVAGSTVATRTVGRFGERALLVAGGLLGAAGFGWFALTVEAGGTFLGSILGPSLVASVGIGLCFVPLGTAATGGVAPEETGMASGLLNSSRQLGGSLGLAVLVTVAASATGEEWGRGALADGYAAAFAVSAGLLVAAALATAALHGRRTPPADTPATPPRPAETAVGKETSRNLGDDVETGVSRSTQG from the coding sequence ATGGTGAACGTGAACCCGAACCCGAGCCCGAACGCTCAACCCGGGCGTTTGCTGCTGCCGGTGCTGCTGACCGTGCAGTTCCTCGTCTCCCTCGACATGTCCGTCGTCAACATCGCCCTGCCCGACATGGGCGACGACCTCGGCTTCGCGCCCGATGCGCTGCTGTGGGTCGTCAACGCCTACGCGCTGGCCTTCGGCGGTCTGCTCATGCTCGGCGGGCGCCTCGCCGACCTGATCGGACGGCGCACCACGCTCACGTGGGGCTTCGCAGTCTTCGGTGTCGCGAGCCTCGCGGGCGGGCTCGCCCTCGCGCCGGGGCAGCTCATCGCGGCGCGCGCGGTGCAGGGCGCGGGCGCGGCGGCGCTCGCACCCGTCGCGCTCGCCCTGATCACCGTGAACTACGCGGCGGGGCCCGCGCGGTCCCGCGCGCTCGGCCTCTGGGGCGTCTCCGGCGCGCTCGGCGGCGCCGTCGGGATCATGGCGGGCGGCGTGCTCACCGACTGGGTGGGCTGGCGCTCCGTGATGCTGATCAACGTCCCCGTGGTGCTCGCCGCACTCCTCGCCGCCCGGCACGGCGTGCCCGCAGACCGCCGTACGGGACCCGCGCCCCGCCTCGACGTCACCGGCGCCCTGCTCGTCACGGCGGGGGCGACGCTGCTCGTCCTCGGCCTCGTGCGCACGGAGACGCACGGCTGGACGTCGGGCACCACCCTCGGCACGCTCGCCGCCGCCGCCGTGCTGCTCGCCGCCTTCGTCGCCGTCGAGGCCCGCAAGCGTGAACCCCTGCTGCGGCTGGGCCTGCTCGGTCCGGCGCACCGGCCCGTGCTCTCCGCGAACGTCTTCGCCCTGCTGATGTCCTCGGGACAGTTCGCCGCGTTCTACTTCACCTCGCTCCACCTCCAGCAGGTGATGGGGTACGGGCCGACGGCGGCCGGCGCCGCGTTCCTGCCGTTCTGTGCGGGCGTCGTGGCCGGGTCGACGGTCGCGACGCGCACGGTCGGGCGGTTCGGCGAGCGGGCACTGCTCGTGGCGGGCGGGCTGCTCGGCGCCGCCGGGTTCGGATGGTTCGCGCTGACCGTCGAGGCGGGCGGCACGTTCCTCGGCTCCATCCTCGGGCCCTCGCTGGTCGCGAGCGTCGGCATCGGCCTGTGCTTCGTACCGCTCGGCACGGCGGCCACCGGCGGCGTCGCGCCCGAGGAGACCGGCATGGCCTCCGGGCTGCTCAACAGCTCCCGCCAGCTCGGCGGCTCCCTCGGCCTCGCCGTCCTGGTCACCGTCGCGGCGAGCGCCACGGGGGAGGAGTGGGGCAGGGGCGCCCTCGCCGACGGGTACGCGGCCGCCTTCGCGGTCTCCGCGGGGCTCCTGGTGGCGGCCGCCCTCGCGACCGCGGCCCTGCACGGGCGTCGTACGCCTCCTGCCGACACCCCGGCCACACCGCCGCGACCTGCGGAAACAGCCGTCGGAAAAGAAACTTCGAGAAATCTCGGCGACGATGTCGAAACGGGCGTCTCCCGTTCGACGCAGGGGTGA